GTCATGTGACTGGTGATACTGCTTTGTCGTGACCATCAGGCACCTTGACTTCAACCTGGACAAGTGTTTGTTCCTCTTCATTGCTGGAAGATATGAATTCTCCAACAAAGGAGCTGACATCTTCTTGGAGTCTTTGGCCAGACTCAACTACCTGCTAAGAGTAAGTGAGTTTGGTGTTTTGTCCTAATGGCGTATGTGTATATTCACCTCTCATAATGAGACAAATTTGCATATTTCACACACTTGCAGGTAAATCACAGCGATGTGACCGtcattgcattttttattatgcCGGCTCGGACAAACAACTTCAATGTGGAGACCTTAAAGGGTCAAGCGGTCAGGAAGCAACTGTGGTGAGGCTGCCGTTTTTAATGTAGActatgtggacaaaagtattggctcACCAAGCCCtacacacatgcaaaatgtgaaaatgaagtAACCAAACCGGATTGATAATTATTAAGTGTGTTTCAGTACTTTAGTCCATATAGTTTATTGAAATCTAGATGTTAAGAAATTTGAGACCAGACATGAATTTCAAGTCACAATTATCTGACACTCAAGGTAGTCTTCACCATACACACCGTTTGTAGATGTAGTTTTATGATAATTGCTTTTCTTTTATTCTACACTACAGGGATACTGCTCAAACTGTGAAGGAGCGATTCGGAAAGAAACTTTATGAGTCACTGCTAGTGTAAGTCCTCGTTCACATCTTGTAACACTATCCCCATGTTGATAGAAAATGTGCTTCAAATAGATCACTTTGCAagttaatacagtatatttgatcTATCCGTTTTCTTAGTGGGCAGCTGCCAGATGTGTCAAAGATGCTGGACAAAGAAGACTTCACCATGATGAAGCGTGCCATCTTCGCCACTCAAAGACAGTGCCAGCCTCCGGTCTGCACTCATAACATGCTGGAGGACAGCGGCGACCCCATTCTAAACTCTGTGCGCCGCATCGGCCTTTTCAACAGCTCTTCTGACCGTATCAAGGTATGTTTACATGTTAGCTGACCTCAGCCACAATAAAACCATGGACTAGTACACATTAATACTTACCACGTCGTAAGACACACCTGCacaatgtattaaaacacattcgctgccattgacggctttagaagtcaaatccatgttaactgggagggctggcagtgaatgagttaagatcCAATACGAAAGCAATATTGAAAAATCTTCTCTTTCAAAGGTAATAATGCTCAGACTTCATTCTGCTAGTGAGCTATTTACTTAATATCCTTCATCAGTTGAGTGGTCATATTAGGATCACCATTGTTGTTTGGTTGGTTTGTTAGTAGGTTACTAAACAGGATTACACACAAACCGGTTTTCATCACTTTGTGtaaaaattgtgcaaaataCCATTAAATGTCAGTGTAATTCCAGATAAACATGCATGTCATTGAGGCAGTGACCCACCACAGAGCTGTGATtgataaatagatgaataaaaacacttttgccTTGTCCACCCACTTTGTGATGTAAATCACTGTCATCTACTGGACGGGGGTTGAACTGCATGTCCTAACTAATTTAGATTTTCAGTCAAATGTGTGATGGACATTTCTGGTTGGGCAGTGTCTATGCTCAAGTGAGTTTATTCTAGCTATATTTAGTCGATGTGGCGCTATAGAATTAATGAAAAGAAGCTATTGAGGCCGCCTGTTTATTAAACGGCAGCATTTTGTAGCTAACAGATTGCCATTAAACTGGCACCTATGTGATGCTTCCATCCAGATTATATTCCATCCCGAGTTCCTGTCCTCCACCTCTCCGCTGCTTCCGATGGATTACGAGGAGTTCGTAAGAGGTTGCCACCTGGGCGTCTTCCCCTCTTACTATGAACCTTGGGGCTACACACCAGGTAGGACTCATGCATGCTGACTAGATGCTGGTATTTTAAATGAAAGAGTAAATGTGAACTAAACTCTACATATCATTGTTAGCCGAGTGCACGGTCATGGGAATTCCATCAATCTCAACAAACCTGTCAGGCTTTGGTTGTTTCATGGAGGAACACATAGCAGATCCCTCAGCATATGGTGGGTTTCTTCATTCTATTTTATCTTcggaatgatttaaaaaatgaggtaAGAGGGATATGCTCCTTCTCACACCTTTTACCTTTACAGGGATTTACATCCTGGACCGGCGGTTTCGAGGGGTGGACGAGTCGTGTAACCAGCTCACTTCCTTCCTGTTCCAGTTCTGCAAGCAGAGCCGGCGCCAGAGAATCATCCAGAGGAACCGCACGGAACGTCTAAGCGACCTCCTGGACTGGAGATACCTCGGCAGGGTATGAGTTCAAATAGGgagcttcattaaaaaaatgttttacgtGATCATTTTGAAACCTATTCTACTGCGTATTTCTCTTTTGCGTCAGTATTATGTCGCTGCACGTCACATGGCCCTGGCTAAAGCCTtccctgacaccttcctctacGAACCTCATGACCCCACCTCAGTAAGTTAACGTGTATATTTATGTGGGGGAATCAGTTAAACTTGGCGTAATCATTCATTTTATCCTAGTAGAAAATCCCATCCTATACCCTCTGATGTCCCTCTCATGTTTCTCGTCAGACGTCAGGTTTCCGTTACCCCCGTCCTGCCTCCGTGCCGCCATCTCCTTCCCTCTCCCGCCACTCCTCCCCCCACCCCAGCGATGTCGAGGACAACGACGAGGACGAACGCTACGACGAAGATCTGGAGGCAGAAAAGGACAGAGTCAACATTCGCCAGCCCTGCACgttgccatttaaaaacaagattTCTGCAAAAGCCAGCGGGAATGGCAACAGTGTCACAAGCGAG
This Phycodurus eques isolate BA_2022a chromosome 16, UOR_Pequ_1.1, whole genome shotgun sequence DNA region includes the following protein-coding sequences:
- the gys1 gene encoding glycogen [starch] synthase, muscle, with protein sequence MPLARSLSVTSLPGLEEWDEDFDLEDAVLFEIAWEVANKVGGIYTVIQTKARLTSEEWGENYFLVGPYVESNVRTQVELIEPTNPVLKRTIDKMNSSGCKIYFGRWLIEGSPYVVLIDVGFTAWSLDTWKSELWDLCDIGVPWFDREANDAVLFGFLTAWLLGEYAAQCDETPHVVAHFHEWLAGLGLVLCRQRQLPIATIFTTHATLLGRYLCAGNVDFYNKLSEFNVDKEAGDRQIYHRYCLERAAAHCAHVFTTVSQITAIEAENLLKRKPDIVTPNGLNVKKFSAVHEFQNLHAQSKNRIQEFVRGHFYGHLDFNLDKCLFLFIAGRYEFSNKGADIFLESLARLNYLLRVNHSDVTVIAFFIMPARTNNFNVETLKGQAVRKQLWDTAQTVKERFGKKLYESLLVGQLPDVSKMLDKEDFTMMKRAIFATQRQCQPPVCTHNMLEDSGDPILNSVRRIGLFNSSSDRIKIIFHPEFLSSTSPLLPMDYEEFVRGCHLGVFPSYYEPWGYTPAECTVMGIPSISTNLSGFGCFMEEHIADPSAYGIYILDRRFRGVDESCNQLTSFLFQFCKQSRRQRIIQRNRTERLSDLLDWRYLGRYYVAARHMALAKAFPDTFLYEPHDPTSTSGFRYPRPASVPPSPSLSRHSSPHPSDVEDNDEDERYDEDLEAEKDRVNIRQPCTLPFKNKISAKASGNGNSVTSERN